The Phoenix dactylifera cultivar Barhee BC4 unplaced genomic scaffold, palm_55x_up_171113_PBpolish2nd_filt_p 000304F, whole genome shotgun sequence genome contains a region encoding:
- the LOC103711259 gene encoding LRR receptor-like serine/threonine-protein kinase GSO1 → MTSLHHSLLLNIIITLFASMSPSLSSSPPPLPPPSSNVSASSLLSFLHSLPKSSQPLLPWNQSLPTCRWAGVSCASRSPGAISSLNISGLALAGPLAASAPHLCRLPSLLSLDLSLNRFSGPIPPQLGACSRLRILLLDGNLLSGSIPPELFRSKSLVKLNLGDNALSGSIPPEVRSSTKLEYLGLYQNSLNGEIPEQLFLLPNLKYLYLNTNNLSGRLLGFPADCSISELYVHENMLSGELPHSLINCRNLTSFSASYNGFGGILPDVFSGLRRLEALYLDDNNFVGELPRSIESLENLQVLDLSGNGFNGTIPEGIGRCRSLITLSLWGNRLTGPIPPSIGDLRNLEYLYLGQNLLVGSLPPELRKCSSLVELGLQENLIGGSIPREICDLKNLESLYLFKNQLEGIIPRDIGKMSSLVSLQLYNNSLSGEIPAEITFLRQLSSLALAFNNLTGEVPPALGKSTVGGLVMLDLTGNDFYGPIPADLCSGGNLTVLVIGRNRFNGSFPVEIAGCASLRRLILSHNCLQGNIPGNLSLKLGTSYLDLSSNLFDGSIPPLLGSWHNLSMLDISNNSFSGPLPPELGNLRNLQTLCISSNRLTGSIPSELGNCTKLLLLDLSENQLSGSIPVEIATLEKLQSLILSGNKLKGRIPDSFTSLQGLLELQLGNNMLDGTIPYSLGNLRYIYLALNLSNNRLTGQIPASLGNLDKLLMLDLSNNSLSGQIPSQLNNMNSLSFVNISCNQLSGNLPTSWVKLLASSPDSFSGIPDLCLLGKDGSYCQKEIKQHGHRTRWVLLAAVVSGVVLLVAGLCAINYLAVRAHHLSAPHVLIHSVDLTEDLPGDLTYEDILRATEELSEKYVVGRGRHGIVYRTMFGIGKCWAVKKLDLSESSFSLEMKILSLVKHRNIVRMAGYCIRDGFGFIIYEYMSGGTLFEVLHQRTPQVALNWKTRHHIALGIAQALSYLHHDCVPQIIHRDVKSNNILMDSELEAKIGDFGMAKMIKNSDVSSTISSIIGTLGYIAPENGYSTRLTEKSDVYSYGVVLLELLCRKLPVDPSFEDGVDIVQWIKSNLQKFDECSPLDCLDEEIWYWVEDEKAKALKLMDLAVSCTQWACEARPSMREVVGILLKLEG, encoded by the exons ATGACTAGTCTCCACCATTCCCTTCtcctcaacatcatcatcactcTCTTTGCTTCCATGTCACCATCTCTATCATCTTCACCACCCCCATTGCCTCCTCCATCCTCAAATGTATCTGcttcttctctcctctccttcctccacaGCCTACCAAAATCCTCTCAGCCGCTTCTCCCCTGGAACCAATCCCTCCCCACCTGCCGCTGGGCCGGCGTTTCATGCGCCTCTCGCTCCCCCGGCGCCATCTCATCCCTTAACATCTCCGGCCTCGCCCTCGCCGGCCCCCTCGCCGCCTCTGCCCCCCACCTCTGCCGcctcccctccctcctctccctcgacctcagCCTCAACCGCTTCTCCGGCCCCATCCCCCCCCAGCTCGGCGCCTGCTCCCGCCTCCGCATTCTCCTTCTCGACGGCAATCTCCTCTCCGGCTCCATCCCGCCGGAACTCTTCCGCTCCAAATCGCTCGTAAAGCTCAACCTCGGCGACAATGCTCTCTCCGGCTCGATCCCTCCCGAGGTAAGATCCTCCACTAAGCTGGAATACCTCGGTCTGTATCAGAATTCATTGAATGGAGAGATCCCGGAGCAGCTTTTCCTCCTCCCCAATCTCAAATACTTGTACCTCAACACCAACAATCTTTCTGGGAGATTGCTCGGCTTCCCCGCCGATTGCTCGATCTCCGAACTGTATGTTCACGAGAACATGCTCTCCGGCGAGCTCCCTCATAGCCTGATCAATTGCCGGAACCTTACATCATTCTCTGCATCCTATAATGGTTTTGGAGGAATTCTGCCGGATGTGTTCTCCGGCCTTCGCCGGCTGGAGGCACTCTATCTGGATGATAATAACTTCGTGGGAGAGTTGCCGAGGAGCATAGAAAGCCTTGAGAACCTGCAAGTGCTTGATCTTTCAGGGAATGGTTTCAATGGCACCATCCCTGAAGGAATTGGCCGATGCCGATCATTGATCACTCTCTCCTTGTGGGGGAATCGCCTCACAGGTCCAATCCCACCCTCGATAGGAGACCTCAGGAATCTGGAGTATCTTTATCTTGGGCAGAACCTTCTTGTGGGGTCTCTGCCGCCCGAGCTCAGGAAATGCAGCTCCTTGGTGGAGCTTGGGCTTCAGGAAAATCTTATTGGAGGATCGATTCCCCGGGAGATTTGTGATCTCAAGAACCTTGAGAGCCTCTACCTCTTTAAGAACCAATTAGAAGGAATTATTCCTCGAGATATTGGGAAAATGAGCAGTCTTGTGAGCTTGCAGTTGTATAACAACAGTTTGAGTGGAGAGATCCCTGCAGAGATTACCTTTCTGAGGCAGCTGAGTTCTCTGGCTTTGGCTTTCAACAATCTAACTGGGGAGGTGCCTCCAGCTCTCGGGAAGAGCACGGTCGGTGGTTTGGTCATGCTGGATTTGACAGGCAATGATTTTTATGGGCCAATCCCGGCCGATCTCTGCTCAGGTGGTAACCTTACTGTTTTGGTCATCGGACGCAACCGCTTCAATGGTAGCTTCCCTGTTGAGATTGCTGGCTGTGCATCCCTTAGGAGACTGATACTAAGCCACAATTGTCTACAAGGAAATATACCAGGAAACTTGAGTTTGAAATTGGGAACATCATACTTGGACCTCAGCAGTAACTTGTTTGATGGAAGCATACCACCCCTTCTTGGTTCCTGGCACAACCTCTCAATGCTTGACATTTCAAACAATTCTTTTTCTGGGCCTTTACCTCCCGAGCTTGGTAACCTTAGGAATCTTCAAACTTTATGCATCTCCTCGAACAGGTTAACGGGATCAATTCCCTCTGAATTAGGTAATTGCACAAAGCTTCTTCTCTTAGACCTCAGCGAAAATCAACTTTCAGGAAGTATTCCTGTGGAGATTGCTACATTAGAGAAGCTGCAAAGTCTGATCCTCTCAGGGAACAAGCTTAAGGGAAGGATTCCAGACTCCTTTACATCCCTCCAGGGCCTACTCGAATTGCAGCTTGGAAACAACATGCTGGATGGGACTATCCCTTACAGTCTAGGTAATCTTCGATACATATATCTAGCACTGAACCTTAGCAACAACAGATTGACTGGCCAGATTCCTGCTAGCCTTGGCAACCTTGATAAGCTTCTGATGCTTGATTTATCGAACAATTCTCTGTCTGGTCAGATTCCTTCACAACTAAACAATATGAACTCCCTTTCATTTGTAAATATATCTTGTAACCAACTATCTGGGAATCTGCCAACCAGTTGGGTTAAGCTCTTAGCTTCATCACCAGACTCTTTCTCGGGAATCCCTGACTTATGTCTACTAGGCAAAGATGGGAGTTATTGCCAGAAAGAAATAAAACAGCATGGCCACAGAACTAGATGGGTTTTACTAGCTGCAGTGGTGTCCGGCGTAGTCCTCCTAGTAGCTGGATTATGTGCTATCAACTATTTAGCTGTGAGAGCTCATCACCTGTCAGCTCCTCATGTTTTGATACATAGTGTTGACTTGACTGAAGATTTGCCAGGAGATTTGACATATGAAGATATATTGCGAGCTACTGAAGAGTTGAGTGAAAAGTATGTGGTTGGGAGGGGCAGGCATGGGATTGTTTATCGCACCATGTTTGGAATCGGCAAATGTTGGGCTGTGAAGAAGCTTGATCTATCCGAATCCAGCTTTTCCCTTGAAATGAAGATTCTGAGTTTGGTAAAGCACCGAAACATAGTCCGAATGGCTGGATATTGCATCAGAGATGGCTTTGGTTTCATAATTTATGAGTACATGTCTGGTGGGACACTTTTCGAAGTCCTGCATCAGAGAACGCCTCAAGTGGCCTTGAACTGGAAAACCCGTCATCATATTGCTCTCGGGATAGCCCAAGCCCTATCCTATCTTCATCATGACTGTGTGCCACAGATTATTCATAGGGATGTGAAATCAAACAACATATTAATGGACTCTGAACTAGAAGCCAAGATCGGAGACTTTGGAATGGCTAAAATGATCAAGAATTCAGATGTTAGTTCAACAATATCTTCAATCATAGGAACTCTTGGCTACATTGCCCCTG AAAATGGCTATTCAACCAGACTGACTGAGAAAAGTGACGTTTACAGCTATGGAGTCGTTCTGTTAGAGCTTCTTTGTAGAAAATTACCAGTAGATCCCAGCTTTGAAGATGGAGTTGACATTGTTCAATGGATAAAATCAAATTTGCAGAAGTTTGATGAGTGTAGTCCTCTTGATTGCCTTGACGAAGAAATCTGGTACTGGGTGGAAGATGAGAAGGCAAAAGCACTGAAGCTAATGGATCTAGCAGTATCGTGTACTCAGTGGGCATGCGAAGCAAGGCCCTCCATGAGAGAAGTAGTAGGGATCTTGCTCAAGTTGGAAGGATAG